From the Opitutaceae bacterium genome, one window contains:
- a CDS encoding phosphoheptose isomerase — protein sequence MTDLPQLLPIVPTRVRRGYRGGSRLDALAGHTLPVDADRPEDWLASTVEARNPGLAPEPLEGLTRVRLPSGEVALLRDLLLENSNLYLGAGYKTSDTCLTFIAKLLDAANRLHVQAHPTSEFARARLGAPYGKLEVYYVLEVRPGCEGYLRLGFQRPPSREEWRRIILQQDIAAMDACFDPIPVKPGEVWIVPGGVPHAIGGGVLLVEVMEPSDLVVRCEFERDGVVVPPNGRFMGQDIELCLDLFDCTPYPIGDATARFKLTPGRPSPDNGLEPLVGRDRTSCFELFRLRTPPGETTLPLLGRPSLLIQTVGATELHNGTQRVALPRGAACFVASASPPLTIGNNTRSELLVVQPVSTLQ from the coding sequence ATGACAGACTTGCCCCAGCTGCTGCCGATTGTGCCTACCCGAGTACGCCGTGGCTACCGAGGAGGCTCACGGCTAGACGCCCTGGCTGGCCACACCCTGCCGGTTGATGCAGATCGCCCGGAGGACTGGCTCGCCTCCACGGTCGAGGCGCGCAATCCCGGGCTTGCCCCGGAGCCCCTCGAAGGGCTGACGCGAGTGCGGTTGCCCAGCGGGGAGGTGGCCCTCCTCCGCGATCTCCTGCTGGAGAATTCCAATTTGTATCTTGGAGCCGGATACAAAACGTCAGATACGTGCCTGACGTTCATTGCCAAGCTTCTCGACGCGGCAAACCGGCTCCACGTTCAGGCGCACCCCACGTCGGAGTTCGCACGCGCCCGTCTTGGCGCTCCCTATGGTAAACTCGAAGTCTACTATGTGCTCGAAGTCCGTCCGGGATGCGAGGGGTACCTTCGTCTGGGCTTCCAGCGCCCCCCGTCACGTGAGGAGTGGCGACGGATCATCTTGCAGCAGGACATCGCGGCGATGGACGCATGCTTCGACCCAATCCCGGTGAAACCGGGGGAGGTTTGGATTGTCCCCGGCGGGGTCCCGCATGCCATCGGTGGCGGCGTCCTTCTCGTGGAAGTCATGGAGCCGAGCGACCTGGTCGTTCGATGCGAGTTTGAGCGCGATGGGGTGGTGGTGCCTCCGAATGGAAGATTCATGGGGCAGGATATCGAGCTGTGCCTCGACCTTTTCGACTGCACCCCCTACCCGATCGGCGACGCTACCGCGCGCTTCAAGCTGACCCCCGGCCGGCCTTCGCCTGACAATGGGCTCGAGCCCCTCGTGGGACGCGATCGGACTTCCTGCTTCGAGCTCTTCCGCCTCCGCACGCCTCCAGGTGAGACCACACTTCCGCTCCTCGGCCGCCCTTCCCTGCTCATCCAGACTGTCGGAGCGACGGAACTGCACAACGGCACCCAGCGGGTCGCGCTTCCCCGGGGAGCCGCCTGCTTCGTTGCGTCGGCCTCCCCTCCCCTGACCATCGGGAATAACACGAGGTCGGAGCTCCTCGTCGTGCAACCGGTATCCACTTTACAATGA